A single genomic interval of Spinacia oleracea cultivar Varoflay chromosome 6, BTI_SOV_V1, whole genome shotgun sequence harbors:
- the LOC110805409 gene encoding 60S ribosomal protein L4-1 — protein MSSTAAAARPLVSIQTVESDMSTDSTPTAHLPDVMKAPIRPDVVNEVHSLMSKNARQPYAVSKKAGHQTSAESWGTGRAVSRIPRVPGGGTHRAGQGAFGNMCRGGRMFAPTKIWRKWHRKINVNQKRYAVVSAIAATAIPALVLARGHKIETVPELPLVVSDSIESVEKTSAALKVLKSIGALPDVEKAKDSIAIRAGKGKMRNRRYISRKGPLIVYATEGAKLVKAFRNLPGVEICHVDRLNLLKLAPGGHLGRFVIWTKSAFEKLDVIYGSFDKPSEKKNKYLLPRAKMLNGDLARIINSDEIQSIVRPIKKDYVRAPLKKNPLKNLNVMLKLNPYAKTAKRMSLLAEKQRAASKESKLQKKRKVLSKEELAAIKASGRSFYKTMISDSDYTEFENFTKWLGVSQ, from the coding sequence ATGTCGTCCACCGCGGCCGCAGCCCGCCCTCTGGTGTCAATCCAGACTGTCGAATCCGACATGTCCACCGACTCCACCCCCACAGCTCATCTTCCCGACGTTATGAAAGCCCCAATCCGCCCTGACGTCGTCAACGAAGTCCATTCCCTCATGTCAAAAAATGCCCGTCAACCCTACGCCGTATCCAAAAAAGCCGGTCACCAGACCTCCGCTGAGTCCTGGGGTACTGGACGTGCAGTCTCCCGTATTCCCCGTGTTCCTGGTGGCGGTACCCACCGTGCTGGACAAGGAGCTTTCGGAAACATGTGTCGTGGTGGTCGCATGTTCGCTCCTACCAAGATCTGGAGGAAATGGCACCGGAAAATCAATGTTAACCAGAAGAGGTACGCCGTCGTATCCGCCATTGCTGCCACTGCGATCCCTGCTCTTGTTCTCGCTCGTGGTCACAAGATCGAGACTGTGCCTGAGCTTCCTCTTGTCGTTTCCGACTCGATTGAGAGCGTCGAGAAGACCTCTGCTGCTTTGAAGGTGTTGAAGTCCATCGGTGCTCTACCCGATGTCGAGAAGGCGAAGGACTCCATTGCTATTCGTGCTGGTAAGGGTAAGATGAGGAACAGGAGGTACATTTCTCGCAAGGGTCCTCTTATCGTTTACGCCACCGAGGGTGCGAAGCTTGTGAAGGCATTCAGGAATCTTCCGGGTGTAGAAATCTGCCATGTTGACAGGCTGAACTTGTTGAAGCTTGCTCCAGGGGGTCATTTGGGTAGGTTTGTGATCTGGACCAAGAGTGCTTTCGAGAAGCTCGATGTAATTTACGGGTCGTTTGATAAGCCTTCTGAGAAGAAGAACAAGTACCTGTTGCCTAGAGCTAAGATGTTGAATGGTGATCTTGCTAGGATTATCAACTCTGATGAGATTCAGTCTATTGTTAGGCCGATTAAGAAGGATTATGTTCGGGCTCCATTGAAGAAGAACCCATTGAAGAATCTCAATGTCATGTTGAAGTTGAACCCCTATGCTAAGACTGCTAAAAGGATGTCTTTGTTGGCTGAGAAACAGAGGGCTGCTTCCAAGGAGAGCAAGCTTCAGAAGAAGAGGAAGGTTCTCTCTAAG